In Henningerozyma blattae CBS 6284 chromosome 6, complete genome, the following are encoded in one genomic region:
- the MED2 gene encoding Med2p (similar to Saccharomyces cerevisiae MED2 (YDL005C); ancestral locus Anc_3.214): protein MVGRGTPTVTTIPDEKEPSKPVYKNQLTDCFDDILRLSAEMMVKQQMKSIQLDASIVNGFNKNQQNILNEKINLFHTILDDLALTIDNSKSYINEIYQIGKEKKIQKEKEEELRRIQEQEELELKRKKEQEELELKKKREQEELEMKKRKQEQEQEEARLKKKQQEEEEARLKKQRELELAREREEQEKLEIEKANEKTRQASNMLGNMPLGDSTSDLLSSFNPAALGINLENSNLNSNMNNNMPNNTNPVHGNNNSNNDTNNNSNNSNNNNNNSSSSNNNDNNNNNNNNNNNNSSSSNNGISTHDMDSVDMSMFAGLGNNEYDMTSFGLNLDDSGLGNMKSTPNNGNSMNRNSNESNDGMNVNSGNNNNNNNSTNNNNNNNNNNIIINDNDNNNNTNQSNQNNNKQMNSIPNDLSNGLVDADLGVPLGDLTGGMGQGVNEDYLTLNDFNDLNIDWSAPGEGDDLDLNGFNI, encoded by the coding sequence ATGGTTGGTAGAGGCACACCCACGGTAACTACTATCCCTGATGAAAAGGAACCTTCCAAACCTGTTTATAAGAATCAATTAACTGATTGTtttgatgatattttaagGCTTTCGGCAGAGATGATGGTGAAACAACAAATGAAGTCGATCCAATTAGACGCGTCTATTGTGAATGGTTTTAATAAGAACCAAcagaatattttgaatgaaaaaatcaatctTTTCCATACAATATTAGATGATTTAGCTTTGACTATAGATAATAGTAAATCATATATCAATGAAATCTATCAGATTGGTAAAGAGAAGAAGATTcaaaaggaaaaagaagaagaattgaGACGGATTCAAGAACAAGAAGAGTTGGAGTTAAAGAGGAAGAAAGAACAGGAAGAATTGGagttgaagaagaaaagagaGCAAGAAGAATTGGagatgaagaagaggaagcaagaacaagaacaagaagaagctagattgaaaaagaaacaacAGGAAGAAGAGGAAGCCAGGTTGAAGAAACAACGAGAATTGGAATTGGCTCGTGAAAGAGAAGAACAAGAGAAATTGGAGATTGAAAAAGCCAATGAAAAGACAAGACAAGCATCTAATATGTTGGGGAATATGCCCCTCGGTGATTCTACAAGCGATTTGTTGAGTTCATTTAATCCAGCTGCTCTCGGTAtcaatttggaaaatagcAATCTTAATAgcaatatgaataataacatgccaaataatactaacCCAGTGCATGGTAACAATAACAGCAATAAtgatactaataataatagtaataatagtaataataataataataatagtagtagtagtaataataatgataataataataataataataataataataataataatagtagtagtagtaataaCGGTATCTCAACTCATGATATGGATTCTGTAGATATGTCTATGTTTGCCGGGTTGggtaataatgaatatgatATGACATCCTTTGGATTGAATCTAGACGATTCTGGATTGGGTAATATGAAATCCACTCCAAATAACGGCAATTCGATGAATAGGAACTCAAATGAGTCTAATGATGGAATGAATGTTAACTCCggtaacaataataataacaacaatagcactaataacaacaacaacaacaacaacaacaacatcatcatcaatgataatgataataacaataatactaatCAATCTAATCAGAACAATAACAAACAGATGAACTCTATACCGAACGACCTATCCAATGGACTAGTAGATGCTGATTTAGGGGTTCCCCTAGGCGATTTGACGGGTGGAATGGGACAAGGTGTAAATGAAGACTACTTGACGTTGAACGACTTCAACGATTTGAACATCGATTGGTCTGCACCTGGTGAAGGTGATGACCTGGACCTCAACGGATTCAATATATAG
- the IME4 gene encoding mRNA (N6-adenosine)-methyltransferase (similar to Saccharomyces cerevisiae IME4 (YGL192W); ancestral locus Anc_8.152) yields MLLNLDLIHFLITNNSQLINAPLSGQLYNIFSLFIIQRKNQVARNLKGPIAENNDKYDNSLTFNEFSKELMNISNVAEGSLFFKENTALSTEDQFLEFIDTFPLKILYHKLTSQDEKDLHEDSRLIEAELSRKNSIANSDLSLLDRLMKALDEPKKDASESSWNKNLLDRLNTQLNTKTGSNILGKERSEKTILKTEYISTCKDPNHSSMLSTSVYIVNNKIVSIQWSKINKCELESPGFLKCISNKIHYLPNLKPQTDISLGDCSYLDTCHKLNTCRYIHYLQYIPESLMNKNVKSIAEENEQILSQRKVPFYIHGNCCSNYTKDKLPSQWICCDVRKFDFKILGKFSVVIADPAWNIHMNLPYGTCNDIELLELPLDELQDEGILFLWVTGRAIELGKESLVNWGYKVINEMAWIKTNQLGRTIVTGRTGHWLNHSKEHLLVGLKGQPKWLNKNIDTDIIVSTTRETSRKPDELYGIVERMVGPHARKLEIFGRDHNRKPGWFTIGNQLNGTCIYELDVKNKYDQFLKQTTAHNSTGASRDKKPTKKTSSNRHTNYNATNNTNNGNNDRNKNSSSRYHSNSNSSTSNNGNQYNYSNRHQQNRYSESNYNSNSYHA; encoded by the coding sequence ATGCTATTAAACCTAGATCTTATCCATTTTTTGATAACAAACAATAGTCAACTAATAAATGCTCCACTTTCAGGTCAActgtataatatattttccttATTCATTATTCAAAGAAAGAACCAAGTTGctagaaatttaaaaggtCCAATTGCAGAGAACAATGATAAGTATGATAATAGTCTAacatttaatgaattttcaaAGGAATTGATGAATATTTCTAATGTAGCAGAAGGATCattgttttttaaagaaaacaCTGCACTATCAACAGAGGATCAGtttttagaatttattgatacATTCCCATTGAAGATACTATACCATAAATTAACATCTCAAGATGAAAAAGATTTGCATGAAGATTCCAGACTTATTGAAGCAGAATTAAGTAGGAAAAATAGCATAGCGAATAGCGATCTAAGTCTGTTAGATAGGTTGATGAAAGCTTTAGATGAGCCAAAAAAGGATGCTTCAGAAAGTTCATGGAATAAAAACTTATTAGATAGATTAAATACCCAATTGAATACCAAAACAGGTTCTAACATATTGGGCAAAGAGAGATCAGAAAAGACAATATTAAAAACCGAATATATCTCCACTTGTAAAGATCCTAATCATTCGTCTATGCTATCAACATCAGTTTAcattgtaaataataaaattgtatCAATTCAATGGtctaaaattaataaatgtGAATTGGAGTCACCAggatttttaaaatgtaTTTCAAACAAAATACACTATTTGCCAAACTTAAAACCACAGACAGATATTTCGCTGGGTGATTGTTCATATCTAGATACCTGTCATAAATTAAACACATGTAgatatattcattatttgcaATATATTCCAGAAAGTTTgatgaataaaaatgtcAAAAGTATTGCTGAAGAGAATGAGCAAATTCTAAGTCAAAGAAAGGTCccattttatattcatGGTAACTGTTGCTCAAATTATACAAAAGACAAGCTACCGTCTCAGTGGATTTGTTGTGATGTGAGaaaatttgatttcaaGATTCTAGGTAAATTTTCTGTTGTAATTGCTGATCCTGCATGGAATATTCACATGAATTTGCCATACGGTACTTGTAATGATATAGAACTATTGGAATTGCCACTGGATGAATTGCAGGATGAAGGCATTTTGTTTCTTTGGGTGACTGGTAGAGCCATTGAATTAGGCAAAGAATCATTGGTCAATTGGGGATATAAGGTGATAAATGAAATGGCATGGATTAAAACTAATCAATTAGGACGTACAATTGTTACTGGTCGTACTGGGCATTGGTTAAACCATTCAAAGGAGCATTTACTTGTTGGATTAAAGGGTCAACCAAAGTggttgaataaaaatattgataccGATATTATTGTTTCCACCACTCGAGAAACAAGTCGAAAGCCTGACGAACTATATGGCATAGTTGAAAGAATGGTAGGTCCACATGCTagaaaattagaaatatttggtAGAGATCATAATAGAAAGCCTGGCTGGTTTACTATTGGTAATCAGTTAAATGGCACATGCATTTATGAATTAGAtgtcaaaaataaatatgatcAATTTCTCAAACAGACTACAGCACATAATTCAACTGGTGCTAGTCGTGATAAAAAGCCAACTAAAAAAACCTCTTCAAATAGGCATACAAATTATAATGcaactaataataccaataatggaaataatgatagaaataaaaattctagCTCTCGTTATCActctaattctaatagtTCGACCTCTAATAATGGAAACCAGTacaattattcaaatcGTCATCAACAAAATCGTTACAGTGAAAGTAattataattctaattcttaTCATGCTTAA
- the TBLA0F00400 gene encoding uncharacterized protein (similar to Saccharomyces cerevisiae YGL194C-A; ancestral locus Anc_8.154) codes for MLKEDQLKNIVRWLFIALVINIVWKITGKKLLQSLILRIFYFLFVSDDPHGIKWWQHYPYLERIVWKMVDMLGV; via the coding sequence ATGCTAAAAGAGGATCAACTGAAGAATATAGTAAGATGGTTATTTATTGCTTTAGTAATTAACATTGTTTGGAAAATAACAGGAAAAAAGTTACTTCAATCTCTTATCCtaagaatattttactTCTTATTTGTTAGCGATGATCCACATGGAATTAAATGGTGGCAACATTACCCTTACCTAGAGAGAATAGTTTGGAAAATGGTAGATATGCTAGGtgtataa
- the MCD1 gene encoding kleisin alpha (similar to Saccharomyces cerevisiae MCD1 (YDL003W); ancestral locus Anc_3.212) yields MSEIIQPLTVVKITKNNGPLAQIWLAANMTNLSRGSVQQTDVVESAKELAKVTGCIKTNNSDRNNNEDDNEDETFKHITLRTSGELLQGIVRVYSKQAGFLLSDIKDTLSKISALFKTNQRINITLNKTNTITRIDQLILEDAVTENEVLTTPGLEFLDETPIPTGLLGKDNASPRKVRGAVPWMGDTSIEVGRKFGTDEALDDRISSGLDLNFDIDSTNLSNSLHSKTFEEGTRNTTNNDISIITSTNQDIQKDTFMSTLENDDFGVEANQSDVEWDLGITENDNINNNNANNENYINDAGSDISIETGRRADDMSMTNEPTDFGFNLDIDKEDINMIDEESEIEPTVEGTNEVKEKTREPRHRRNSALINVNAIQSDKDTELNQRIIENRHTVKQYSDVNTRRSQPLQMTQKRLWTQVTDSMSYLPTNILQELINSNALKRQKLNPSDDSDDNVNFSLSMADDNGSDGLDEAPLDQQEQNIGSDIENEMPYEANIDQPTDLDLNDDALSENTILTEQSQSSSQSQKVKVTTGETVSESLVNMAELLRTHFIDNDSVDFEQVLDIKTKKNLTEEQVFAPTTTKKVASKSFFEMLSLANTGCIEMNQEEEFGKIDIKTTHVLYEKFIEV; encoded by the coding sequence atgtCAGAAATAATTCAACCTTTAACTGTTGTTAAAAtcacaaaaaataatggtcCATTAGCTCAAATATGGCTGGCCGCTAATATGACCAACTTATCTCGTGGGTCTGTTCAACAAACTGATGTTGTAGAATCAGCTAAAGAATTAGCAAAAGTAACAGGTTgtataaaaacaaataatagtGATCGAAATAAcaatgaagatgataatgaGGATGAAACTTTTAAACATATCACTCTAAGGACTTCTGGTGAATTATTACAAGGTATTGTTCGCGTTTATTCCAAACAAGCTGGATTCTTATTATcagatattaaagataCTCTATCGAAGATCAGtgcattatttaaaacaaatcaaagaattaatatcactttaaataaaactaataCAATAACAAGAATTGATCAATTGATCTTAGAAGATGCTGTGACAGAAAATGAAGTTTTGACTACTCCAGGTTTAGAATTCTTAGATGAAACTCCAATCCCAACTGGACTTCTTGGAAAGGATAATGCATCACCAAGAAAAGTACGAGGTGCAGTCCCATGGATGGGGGATACTTCAATTGAAGTAGGTAGAAAATTTGGTACGGATGAAGCTCTAGATGATCGTATTTCTTCTGGGttagatttaaattttgacaTTGATTCCacaaatttatcaaattctcTACATTCAAAGACTTTCGAAGAAGGTACTCGTAATACTACTAATAAcgatatttcaattataaCAAGCACAAATcaagatattcaaaaagATACTTTCATGTCAACGCTAGAAAACGACGATTTCGGTGTAGAAGCAAACCAAAGTGATGTTGAATGGGATTTGGGTATTACAGAAAATgacaatatcaataataataatgcaaaCAATGAGAACTATATTAATGATGCTGGATCAGATATATCTATAGAAACAGGTAGAAGAGCAGATGATATGTCTATGACTAATGAACCAACAGATTTTGGTTTCAATTTGGATATTGATAAGgaagatattaatatgaTTGATGAAGAATCTGAAATTGAACCTACAGTTGAGGGAACCAATGAAGTTAAAGAGAAAACTAGAGAACCTCGTCATAGAAGAAATTCAGCTTTAATAAATGTAAATGCAATCCAATCAGATAAAGATActgaattaaatcaaagaataattgaaaatagaCACACTGTAAAACAATATAGTGATGTTAATACTAGAAGATCTCAACCATTACAAATGACTCAAAAAAGATTATGGACTCAAGTAACAGATAGCATGTCATATTTACCAACGAATATCTTGCAAGAATTAATCAATTCTAATGCTTTGAAGAggcaaaaattaaatcccAGCGATGATTCAGATGATAATGTAAACTTTTCACTAAGTATGGCAGATGACAATGGTAGTGATGGACTTGATGAGGCTCCACTTGATCAACAAGAACAAAATATTGGAtctgatattgaaaatgaaatgcCCTATGAGGCAAACATTGATCAACCTACTGACTTAGATCTCAATGACGATGCCTTAAGTGAAAATACCATTCTAACAGAACAATCACAGAGCTCTTCACAATCCCAAAAAGTTAAAGTGACAACTGGTGAGACAGTTTCCGAATCACTTGTGAATATGGcagaattattaagaaCACATTTCATCGACAACGATTCAGTTGATTTTGAGCAAGTATTGGACATTAAAACTAAGAAAAACTTGACAGAAGAACAAGTATTCGCTCCCACTACTACTAAAAAAGTAGCTAGTAAATCATTTTTCGAAATGTTATCTCTTGCAAATACTGGATGTATTGAGATGAATCAAGAGGAAGAATTTGGGAAAATTGATATCAAAACAACTCATGTCTTGTATGAAAAGTTTATAgaagtttaa
- the TBLA0F00360 gene encoding cytochrome c oxidase subunit VIa family protein (similar to Saccharomyces cerevisiae COX13 (YGL191W); ancestral locus Anc_8.151) — MTTSTWRAVRLSSSLSQLPEYALKPAFTPNKAAAAKFNESLAQTAKHAEGTTSFWAKVSVFVALPAILLVAVNTYFVEKEHYEHRQHLAKVSDEDWPVQYEFQNIRSKPFFWGDGDKTLWWNPVINRNVKN; from the coding sequence ATGACCACTAGTACTTGGAGAGCTGTCCGTCTCAGTAGCTCTTTAAGTCAGTTGCCAGAATACGCTCTAAAACCAGCTTTTACCCCTAACAAGGCCGCTGCTGCCAAGTTCAACGAATCCTTAGCACAAACCGCTAAGCATGCCGAAGGTACTACTAGTTTCTGGGCCAAAGTTTCTGTATTTGTAGCTTTACCTGCCATCCTTTTGGTTGCTGTCAACACTTACTTTGTTGAAAAAGAACATTACGAACACAGACAACACTTGGCAAAAGTCAGCGATGAAGATTGGCCTGTTCAATACGAATTCCAAAACATCCGTTCCAAGCCTTTCTTCTGGGGTGACGGGGACAAGACCTTATGGTGGAACCCTGTGATCAACAGAAACGTCAAGAACTAG
- the TBLA0F00370 gene encoding uncharacterized protein (similar to Saccharomyces cerevisiae YER130C; ancestral locus Anc_8.144) — MFEIQNNENIIDLDSSNTIKKPNVSDNTAIIDFDNFTLQLLPKENINDIPVMNSTNNLDTFLTNSSLDYNLTGNTVIPPTNNNSINNNSQPFLPKNEPSNIQIQLPLQSNNMNPMNKKFVFDYINTDDLLSIEEEILIRSSMESNGSTLYDPRNSTNMNLLDEDDPRRLSISDYRRSNSSSTRFRRSNDEFFEFESFNNATSDNPKHSSFSNHAHSMGSMGHSLSNSLNLNLGNKSLKKFKEYFKLNNLFTQNGQNGQNLDFAQQSNINPDVNTTNNINTNINDMNIITNEQNRKIFRGKPFWNRNKNNHNNTRSSNNTTSSTNNTTSSNGTAEIDMMNTFLNIDTNSANENIMDDETNDMVINPKQLFLNETQEQAPQQQQQQQQQSKLFHSFTSNSINSSIDNNETSSNDQMNIYFTTSNDNFETTENFNTSANLFENSYTNSNVSYMNNNANNINNINPLKNNINVNIKNEFYFHENQDYLNKPIPTNQLFEEDEEEDVEDEDEDQDMEPETQEVSLNRIPIEHIDITANPDSKMVFTNNNLLINNIDGLNNVVTLMDNNLNINMDLNDAKQPPIININDTSTTTNTAAVTEDSNPIDVVTTSKNTNLPITIPLKTRGRKPSPFNDPSKIFICPYCNRRFKRQEHLKRHNRSLHMGEKPFDCHICNKKFSRSDNLAQHIKTHSH; from the coding sequence ATGTttgaaatacaaaataatgaaaatatcattGATTTAGATAGTTCTAATACAATAAAGAAGCCCAACGTTTCAGATAACACTGCCATTATAGATTTTGATAACTTTACTTTACAATTATTGCCAAAGGAAAATATAAACGATATACCAGTCATGAATAGTACTAATAATCTTGATACTTTTTTAACAAACTCCTCTCTGGATTATAATTTGACAGGTAATACAGTAATCCCTCCTacgaataataatagtattaataataacagtCAACCTTTTTTACCTAAAAATGAACCTTCAAATATACAAATCCAACTTCCATTACAAAGCAATAATATGAATCCAATGAATAAgaaatttgtatttgattatataaatacagATGACTTGTTATCcatagaagaagaaatattaatcaGATCCTCTATGGAATCGAATGGAAGCACTCTATATGATCCAAGAAATAGTACAAACATGAATCTATTGGATGAAGACGATCCAAGACGATTATCTATAAGTGATTACCGTCGTAGTAATAGTAGTAGTACGCGATTTAGAAGATCCAATGACGAATTTTTCGAATTCGAATCCTTCAACAATGCTACTTCTGATAATCCAAAACATTCTAGTTTTTCTAATCATGCTCATTCTATGGGTTCCATGGGTCATTCGCTTTCCAATTCTcttaatttgaatttaggtaataaatcattgaaaaaatttaaggaatatttcaaattgaaCAACTTATTTACTCAAAACGGTCAAAATGGTCAGAATTTGGATTTTGCACAacaatcaaatataaatccaGATGTCAATACCACAAATAACATTAATAccaatattaatgatatgaATATCATTACCAATGAACAAAATAGGAAAATATTTAGGGGTAAACCATTTTGGAAccgaaataaaaataaccataataatacaagaagttcaaataatactactaGTAGCACTAACAATACTACTTCATCTAATGGCACGGCAGAAATTGATATGATGaatacttttttaaatatcgATACCAATAGTGCGAATGAGAATATCATGGATGATGAAACAAATGATATGGTTATTAATCCAAAGcaattgtttttaaatgaaaccCAAGAACAAGCACCACAACagcagcaacaacaacaacaacaatcgAAATTGTTCCATAGTTTCACATCAAATAGCATTAATAGTagtattgataataatgaaactaGTAGTAATGATCAAATGAATATCTATTTCACAACatcaaatgataatttcGAAACAAcagaaaatttcaatacaAGTGCAAATTTGTTTGAAAATTCTTATACCAATTCCAATGTTTCATACATGAATAACAATGCAAACAACATCAATAACATAAAtcctttgaaaaataatatcaatgtgaatattaagaatgaattttatttccaTGAAAATcaagattatttgaataaaccTATTCCAACtaatcaattatttgaagaagatgaagaagaagatgtgGAAGATGAGGATGAGGATCAAGACATGGAGCCAGAAACTCAAGAAGTTTCATTAAATAGAATACCCATAGAACATATCGATATCACTGCCAATCCAGATTCCAAGATGGTttttactaataataacctactgataaataatatagacGGATTGAATAACGTAGTGACATTAATGGATAATAATCTCAACATAAATATGGATTTAAATGATGCAAAACAACCTCctataataaatatcaacGATACATCCACTACTACAAACACCGCTGCTGTTACTGAAGATTCTAATCCTATTGATGTCGTAACAACCAGCAAGAATACGAACCTTCCCATCACAATCCCATTGAAGACACGTGGAAGAAAACCTTCACCCTTCAATGATCCAAGTAAGATATTCATCTGTCCGTATTGTAACCGTCGTTTCAAAAGACAAGAACATTTGAAAAGACACAACAGATCATTACATATGGGAGAAAAGCCCTTTGACTGTCATATTTGTAACAAAAAGTTTAGCAGATCTGACAACTTGGCTCAACACATCAAAACCCATTCTCATTGA
- the TBLA0F00380 gene encoding uncharacterized protein (similar to Saccharomyces cerevisiae MPT5 (YGL178W); ancestral locus Anc_8.136), with amino-acid sequence MNSRPISDKLGSMTISSHRNKFIPTTSMVSIADKLMMEKRDELVMEKQDELEIEETDKIDLDFVSLARDQYGCRFLQKKLESNGKNQLFKDQLFEELKPILLDLIMDPFGNYLIQKLIVYLDSNQIIDLLNLIHSNFGAISSNQFGTRSLQKVIDSVDIDDPVQTELLLMGFKEYLSNDQLINLINDLNGNHVIQKLIFKFKDSILNLDFLIDSICLGTNIIKISTHKHGCCVLQKLLNLIQLSQFEKISIRILSNLIDLINNQFGNYIIQFILSKKFNCLEFQVIHEKILIEFYQNLSFQFYQLSCLKFSSNVIENYIKILFTSWTSSQDNIIQLSNIIIKIIDCFTINLNSLIKDNYGNYTLQTLLDIKQYSSLLATSNNKYNVPNDFPFLNLFNYKINHLMLLTKELLPSIKATTYLKKIKSKIKNYTEFIGIPFNEFTQDLSNSITTSTLSTPFSTKRQRTFSSNSSLIPSNITSIDSTPIKNSDEINETNSKHTRYFSLPSNNYFTKNKLNNVPMINTNNHTRSLSTTVARNTNDYYPTLQTPNSSQSQISNETPISSQTPLSSIQSTDSKQLQLPFQYQPQSQTKSQAYVEQSQNQNQILTPNQQLSTEIVSPLTFNQYQFYSNNNNLHLNTSMDNSSNLTTTSLSSTPSTINTSSSLSNFNNLIQTPISILNLQNFPNLQNNYLANSNNYSNQFFLNNGSNSKQNQTIQNTLTLLDPNDSEFTLPKRFRNNSLENNFPISTNSLHNILSIPSNPFEDNLSISSNVLYSSYLPKKIKT; translated from the coding sequence ATGAACAGTAGACCTATTTCTGATAAGCTAGGTTCCATGACTATATCTTCCCACAGAAACAAGTTTATACCAACCACCTCGATGGTTTCTATTGCAGACAAGCTTATGATGGAGAAACGAGATGAGCTTGTAATGGAGAAGCAAGATGAGCTTGAAATAGAAGAAACTGATAAAATCGATTTGGATTTTGTTTCCCTAGCTAGAGATCAATACGGATGTAGGTTCTTACAGAAAAAATTGGAGTCGAATGGGAAGAATCAGTTGTTTAAAGACCAATTATTCGAAGAGTTGAAACCAATTCTATTGGATTTGATCATGGATCCATTCggtaattatttaattcagaAATTGATTGTCTATTTAGATTCCAATCAAATTATAGatcttttgaatttaattcattcgAATTTTGGAGCAATCTCTAGCAATCAATTCGGCACAAGGTCATTGCAAAAAGTCATAGATTCTGTGGATATTGATGATCCAGTTCAAACAGAATTACTTTTAATGGGGTTTAAAGAATATCTTTCTAATGATCAATTAATTAACTTGATCAATGATTTAAATGGCAATCATGTCATTCAGAAATTgatctttaaattcaaagatTCTATATTGAATTTGGATTTCTTGATAGATTCGATTTGTTTGGgaacaaatattataaaaatctCCACTCACAAACATGGATGTTGTGTTTTacagaaattattaaatctaaTACAATTATcacaatttgaaaaaatttctattCGGATTCtttctaatttaattgatttaattaataatcaattTGGTAATTATATTATCCAATTCATATTGagtaaaaaatttaattgtttagAATTCCAAGTCATTCATgaaaagattttaatagaattttatcaaaacttgtcttttcaattctatCAATTATCatgtttaaaattttcttctaatgtcattgaaaattacattaaaatattgtttaCTTCTTGGACAAGTTCACAagataatataattcaattatctaatattattataaagatTATAGACTGTTTTACaatcaatttaaattcattaattaaagataattaTGGGAATTATACTTTACAAACTTTATTAGATATTAAACAATATTCAAGTCTATTAGCAAccagtaataataaatataatgttCCTAATGATTTTCCATTCTTGAATTTgttcaattacaaaattaatCATCTAATGTTGTTAACAAAGGAATTATTACCTTCAATTAAGGCAACTacttatttgaaaaaaattaaatcgaaaatcaaaaattatactGAATTTATAGGAATTccatttaatgaatttactCAGGATTTGTCGAATTCAATTACTACATCGACTTTGTCGACACCTTTTTCAACTAAAAGACAAAGaactttttcttcaaattcaagtTTAATTCCTTCCAATATCACTTCTATTGATTCCAcaccaattaaaaatagtgacgaaataaatgaaacaaattcTAAACATACAAGGTACTTCTCTTTACCTTcaaacaattattttactaagaataaattaaataacgTTCCGATgataaatacaaataatcaTACTCGTAGTCTTTCCACTACGGTCGCAAGAAATACTAATGATTATTATCCTACTCTTCAAACCCCGAACTCCAGTCAATCTCAAATATCGAATGAAACTCCAATATCAAGCCAAACTCCACTCTCATCTATTCAGTCTACAGACTCCAAGCAATTACAATTACCGTTCCAATATCAACCTCAATCACAAACAAAATCTCAAGCTTATGTGGAACAATCTCAAAATCAAAACCAAATTTTAACTCCAAATCAACAGTTATCTACAGAAATCGTATCTCCATTAACTTTTAATCagtatcaattttattcaaataataataacttaCACTTAAACACTTCTATggataattcttcaaatttaacAACTACTAGTTTATCCTCAACTCCTTCAACTATTAatacttcttcttcattatcaaattttaataatttgattcaaactccaatatcaatattaaatttacagaactttccaaatttacaaaacaattatttggcaaattcaaataattattcaaaccAATTTTTTCTCAATAATGGTAGTAATAGTAAACAAAATCaaacaattcaaaataCATTAACTTTATTAGATCCAAATGATTCGGAGTTTACTTTACCaaaaagatttagaaataattctttagaaaataatttcccCATATCTACAAATTCTCtgcataatattttatctatCCCTTCAAATCCATTTGAAGacaatttatcaatatcttcaaatGTTCTTTATTCTTCTTATctaccaaaaaaaataaaaacttaa